The window TTCAGCCGGCTCATGTCTGGTGGAGGTAAGCGTGTCCGACCAATTCTGTTATGACCGTCTCCTAACGTATCTGGCAAGATGTCAATGAGGACGCCGACCATCACTACCTGATGTTCTCGGCCACTTTCAACAGGTCCTGCCGTAAGCTTGCACGCACGTACTTGGGCGAAGAACACGTCCGTATCCGCATTGGCCGTCCCGGCAGCACTCATATCAATGTGGCCCAGCAGGTTAGAATCATCTTGCTCCAGATCACAATCGGATATTGACTATAATTTTAGCTTCTCTTTGTCGAGGACCGCTCTAAGAAGCAGGCTCTGTACGATCTGATCATGAGCATGCTGCCTATCCGTACCCTGATTTTCGTCAACACCAAGGACCAGGTCGACTTTGTGGATGATTTTCTCTACAACATGGGTCTGCCCAGCACTTCTATCCACAGCGGCCGTACCCAGATTGAACGCGAAGATGCCATGTATGTTCCCATGAAGTTCCTGTTTTGACTCGACTAACACAATTTCCAGCCGTGCTTTCCGCACTGCGAAGGCTCCCGTCATGGTCACGACTAGTCTCTCCGCCCGCGGTCTGGACATTGCCAATGTGATGCATGTCATCAACTACGACCTTCCCCGTGGCGACGACGCTATCGGCCAGTACGTCCACCGCATCGGTATGTACTTTTTATTCTCCCACATTTGTAATTCGTGGCTAACTATACATCAGGACGCACTGCCCGTATCGGAAACGAGGGTCTCGCAACCTCTTTCTACAACGATGACGACTCGGACATTGGCAGCGATTTGGTCAAGATCCTCATGGAGACTGGCCAGAAAATCCCCGACTTTTTGCAGCACTTTACTCCATCTGACAATACCCTGGTGTTTGATGATGATAGCAACGACTCCCaagatggcgatgctgaTGAGGAAAATGGCACTCAGGGTGGTGGTAGGTGGGGTGCTGCTGAGGGTGCTCAGGAGACCGTGCAGGACGGCTGGggtgccgccgaggagatccagaagagtGTCAAGGAGCCCCTGGTTGACGTTGCGTCCAGTTCTCTGGGTGGCTCGACATGGGCTACCCAGGCTCAGCAGGAGCCCACCAACAACTGGTGAACGGGGTGATGTCTGCCTGGTGACTTGATCTGGGAGGTTTGACGATTCTGATATTGAACACTTCTATTCTTTATTTTTGCGCACTGGATGACGGGAAACCTGGTGGGAggatttcttttttcagTGAGAGAACTTGGCAGACTTCGTCTCTTCTCTTGCTGGGTATTCTGTTGTCTTGTTAGCGTTGGCAATTAGCAACCATTCTTTTACTTCTATCTCCATTGTGTCGTAGGCGCCTGCCCTAATGGCGGGCGTTCTTGCCATTGATATCGGGGATGTCTTCCCCGTCctctcttgctcttccttctcttcctgcaACTCTTCAACCGACTCAGGCCAACTCCATTCGCTCATTTGAAGAATccatccttgatcatgaAGCATTTCTTATCCGTAAGGTCAATGTCTGTCCTTGCTgtcgccatcttcctctccgccgcGACAGGGTTGGTccaccagctcgtcgagcACAGCCACTGGAACGAGCTCCGAGATGGCAGCAACAAATCCCCTCAAAAGCAAAAGACCATACCACCTCTCGTCATCGACACTTTTCAAGACCCCACACTTAATGACCTGGGCTTCTGGCACGGTTCCGGGGAGAACCTGATCGTCGAGCACAGTCCAGGCTTCGTGCGCTTCACCCCGACAGATCCAGATCAGAACTTCCACACCCAATTCGACACGCACGGCTGCTTCAGTCTCTGGCCGTGGCAGAATCAGTTCTTGCACGTTGTCTTTGAGGGTACGGATAAATTCAGTGTTTCGCTGAACGAACACAATGCCGAGTGCGACCCCCGTCGTCGCCCATTCCCTGGTGTGCCTGATACAGTGGAAGCTGCTCGATATGTGATGAGGACTGTTGTCAGTGATCATGGTGAGCCCAGTCAAAGCAGAAACTCAACTACTCGACAAGACGAGTCACACATACCCGCATGGGACGCGCCTGGTTCATACAGCAAGACCGAGCTCTACATCCCCATGTCTCATTTTCACATTGCTCAAAACCGTGTGGTATCAGTTTCGTTCCATGGCTTCTACACCCACGAGTCAGTCACTCTGCACCGTGTCGAGATCGTGCCCATGGTtccttcgccgtcgccggAGAATGAGTACTTCAAAATACCGAGCAAATTACCTAACGGCAGGCTTGTTTTTCGTTGTTCGCGGCCGGGTTCTTTTGCCTTTGGCATTGATGATGGTCAGCCGCAGCTTGCGCAGCAGGTCATGGAAATCCTGGACAGGGAGGATGTCCGAGTTACTTTCTTCGTTGTGGGTGCTGGACTCCGTGACCCCGAGACCAATTTCACTCAGGTATACCGTGAGATGTTGCAGAAGGGACACCAAATTGCGCTACATTCAAACACTCATCCCAAGTATGTTCACAGTGATTCGAACAGTCCTTGGAAACAGGCTAACAATACCAAAAGGATGGAGGGCCTCCCGACTGTGGGGGAAATCGACGACGAGATCCTCCAGACAATGCAGATCTTTAAAGAAAAGCTCAATGTCGAGTGTGCGCAGCTCCCCTTTCAATTGCTATTCATTCACTCTAACCTATCTGCAGCATCATACTTCCGTCCACCCTATGGAACCGTCGGCGCCCGCAtgcgccagcagctcgcccagcaTCTTCCCAACCCTTACATTGTCAACTGGACCGTCGACGTCGAGGACTGGCTATGGGCCAACACCACCACGCCGGAGAAACAGCTCGAGGCATTCACCAACAGCGTCTCCAGGGGAGGCAACCTCGCTGTCATGCACTATGTCAACCCGACCACAGTCCAGTATCTGCCGCAGTTCATTCAATTGGTTAAGAGTGCAGGGATGCAAATTATGCGCATTGATCAGTGTTTAGAAGATGGACCGCCGTTGTGATGACTTGTACAGAGTGGGGATTGTGCGTGGGGTTCTTTTTTGTCTCACCCTAATAATTCTACACTATCCTTATTCAGACGTACTTCCTCCAGCTGGAAAGGATAGAAAGCCTTGCACGGCGAACCTACTCTTATCAAATCAGTATTCTACTCAAAACGTACTCCGCAACACAGAGGACAGAGGGAAATACGCCCAGAACAGCGCAGAGCATGAAGAAAAGGTGTATATTGCGCAGAGATGCATGTATAGCAACGACCCTCGTAACGCCCAAAAGAGAACTGTAGTAAGACAAATCCCACCAAATACCCCCAGGCCCGCATTATGCGAGGACACCAATGACAAGCATTTTGATAACCAAGAGAAAGACAACAGGACGGGGGAAAGATGGAGAGCGAGGGAGATGtaggaaaaagggaagacCGCAATGGCCATGACTGTTGCGATAAAATGCGGCACTGCCACGACACGCCCACGCCATGCTGAAAGCAGTAAGATAGACAAGATGGGAGTATAGGGTGAGAAGGTGCGGATATGTAGGATAGGTGGGGGAGtagagagaaaaagaggcAAAGGGATTAGGGAACCAAACAAGGCATACCACCCAGTCATATAACAAGAGATCAATCAGACCCCCCAGTCCGGCACACTGCATAATCCCTTGTTGTCCATCATTTCCCGGATCCTGGTCGTCAGCCAGCCGGACACCGCGTCGGAGGACTTGCCACCGAGACGTGGGCTGCCGCCTGTATAACAGGATCCACCCTTGAAGACGAATTGTACGCAGCCCTTTTGCGCCTCGCAGACCTCGCGACAGTCTTCGAAGGATGTAGCGAATGGCTGGTCGTCTTCGGCGTTGTTGTCCCAGTCTAGACGGGTGGGCTGGGTTGCGATTTCGGGGTAGAGGTATTCGCGGAAGAGATCGCTATGCAGCAAAGTGCGTTTGTTTTTCTAGATCGCATGTTGGGTTAGAAAACGGTAGAACACAATGAGGAAAGGGGAGAAGGGCAACATACGCGCCAGCGCTTTGATTCGAATTCCCACAGACTTTTGATCTCGGCGGGGGTCAAATGGTGCAGAGCCATGGAGGGGAAACACCACGGTTCGCGGTAGAAGCCCTTGTTGAACTCGCTCAGTTCGCCCAGGTTGGAGTTTTGTAGGATCGGCCACGAGAACTCCAGATTGACGCCGACCTCCAAGAGAGCCTTACCCAGCACACAATCCCCCGCCCAGTGGAAGTCCGTATAATCATGCCACTCCTTGGTGTGGGAGGTATAGCTCTCCACCGTACGGGTCAGCGCCGGGTTGGAGAGCACAAAGCCCGACCCGCCATGGGCAAAGACAACATCCGCGATTTGCGTCTCCGTACCCAGATAGTGCGGCTTCGAGGCGTCGTAATGGCTCAACCACGCCAGCGCGGTCGTCCACGAGACGTAGGTGTCTGCCTCCATGAAAATAAACCACTTGGCTTTGGGTTTCGTGCGAAGGGCCTCCTGTGCCATGGGCAGAAACTTCCATTTATCAAGCTTCCAGCCGGGATTGTTGGGCTTGCCGAGGGCGGAATTGGCCACGTCGCTGAAGTCGTCCCCGCCCAGACCCTTGCGCCCTTGTTGGCGGATGCGGTTGTAGATGTCGAAGTCGTGCACGCGATCCCGGACCTCCGAGTCTATGTTATGGAGGACATCCCGGATCTTGACGCCCTCGATTTCTTCATCAAAGTCCGACACGATGATGTAGTCGGGGATGCAGCGGAGGGTGGTCGTGAAGTGGATGGGGACTTTGTCGCGCGACTCCGTCACCCCGGTCTTCATGACCACCAGcacatcctcgatgccggGGAGTGGCGGACAcacgggctcgggctcgcCGGTATACTGGGGttcggtggtggaggagagtGGTCGTGCTGATGGCGGCTGGAGTCCCGATTGCAGGGTGTACAGATGGtagaggaggaagaggaccgCGACGGTGGCGAAGGCAGCCAGGCGACGGCTGAACCGACGAGGGAGCATGCTGGGGCTTAATGAGAGTGGGAGGGTAAGAGATGCCAGACGGACATGCTGAAGAtaggaggaaaagagaaagggcTGATCAACACGGATCTGCCATGACGTGTGTCAGGAATCCGACCCACATACATACCGAGTACAGTATCAGAACCCCTTTTTCCACCAAGTCTGAAGACTCTGACAACTACATGATGAGTTTCCGGATTTGAAGCATACCTAGATGCGAGTGATCACCTGACTAGATGTATCTTTTCTGTAGGCTGATTTAGGTATATTATGGGTGCCCAGGTCTCGCCAGGCACTGTTTACATAGCGGGCTTACATTAACCAACTACTCCTCTAGAGTGCTGACACTTCGGGCATCCACTCTTTCAATGACCTCCCCGGTCTCTTCGCTATCCGGTAGAAAGCGATTCACTTGAAACAGTGTGTCCTGGAATATCTCCGCATCTGATGCTTCCGAGACGAGATAGACCTGGAAATCCGGAACCCCCTGTACTAGAAGCATTGGCTCCAGCAACAAACGCTCCGCAGCGGGTGTTAGAACCACATCTTCACGTTGATGACCAGTAAGCCACACGAGAATGCGCCGTAACCCTTGCATAGAGGCAATTAAGGTCCAGACTCGTTCCCATTGCTTATACTCCTGGCTGTCCCTCTCAGCTGTCAGGAAAGGGCTACTTGGCCCAACCTCTAGCGAAGAGATGACTTGGAGTCGCTGAGGCAAGAGGTAGACCGGTAGCAACTCGAGAACGTCCAAGTTCATTCCTATATGGATCACATTTGCAGAATAAAGGAGGTCAATGGCTTCGGAATACCTACGAGATCCCATGTGAGCAGCTCTATTCGTCCTCTTGGTGGATATAATCAATCTCACACTTGTCGGCATGTGAGAAGCAATGGCATCGGACTATAATCCCAGGTATCGATCGATCGCAAACACATTTCTTCACTTCCGCGCAGAACGAGACCGTGGCCTCGATGGCATATGTCGCTGCACCACACGTTTTTCAATTTTCCGGTGTGCGTTTGTCGGAAATGGGTCACTCTTCCGCCCACAATGTACCCGTATATTTGTCGTCGGATCTCAGGAGGGAGGTTCGTGAGAAGCGAACTTCGGAGCTGGGGTTGTGCACTCGCGATAGCTTCGAGAGTAAGCGCTCGTTTGCGCGAAGAAGCTAGCGGCATGGACCCGGGCTCTTTCTTTGTGGATTCACGGCGACGACGTAGCATagatgagaaggaagggaagtATCTGCGGCGCTGGCGCGTCATAGCGGCGGATCGAACAGAATCCGCCTAGTTACCAGCGTGCGGCTTGATTGATAGTGTGTGGCCGGTTACATAAAGCGTGTCAGAAAGAATATGGACAGTGCATTCACGGGCCATCCGATATAGGAACCAGTCGTATAGTGAGACTAGACAGACTAATTAGACTCGGAAGGGAGGTCGAGACAACAATGGGCGCAGCTGCGATTTGCGACCTTAAAATGGGGATTGATAGGAAAGAGAGCCGGTGAAAGTGCTAAATGGAGATTTTGGAAATGtaaaggaggaagaatggcAGCGCAGCGAGGGGCCAGGTCTTtgatggtgttggaggaTAGCAATTGGGGCGCAAAGGGCCAAACTAGCCTAGAAAGGAAAATAACAAATCCTGATATTAACCGGGCCATACattcgttttctctttctctttttttcaTTTATTTAATAAACAGTGCGTCATTGCTGATCCCGCTgtgccttcttctccaccatcttTGTATGCATCTTGACCAACTCCGGAATAATCAAGGTCTCAATCTCAACCCCATCGCGACTCGTCCCATGCTCCGCAGCAACGGGGTCCGCCTCTGCATCTGGGGCCAGCACAGAGCCATTCAACTTCTGAGCCTCCGCCAAGCCGACCTGGTCCTCGACACCGGAGATACTCTTGCTACGCCGCGACTTGGGCACGCGGATCCAGCGCTCGTACGGCGCATCGGGGGTGATAAAGACCACCTCCCATTTCCGGGTGGAGAGCAGATTGCCGATGACTAGGTGGTGCGAGTATCGCTGGAGCGCCGTGCGGGACTTGTAGACTAGTAAGCCCGGGTCAGTCTCCAGCTTGAAGGAGACAACCATGCTCCCGTCCGGCGCCCAGCCGTCGACTAAGCGGTGCAGGAACTTGGGCACGGGGTCCAGGTTGATGACGAGCTTTTTGCGCTGCGATTGTGGTTGATCCTCGTTCTCGCCGGTGTAGATGTCATCCTGCCCGGCGGCCTTGCTGCCTTTGTCTAAATGGGCAGGCACCTCCATTGACTGGATCTTATGCTCAGCCATGCGGCTGCGCGGGATGAAAAAGTCGCTGACGGCCGCAGCCAGGTAGAAGAGCGCGTTCGCGCCGAGTGGCCGCATCAGTTTCGCCAGCGACCGCAGCTCGAACATGTACTCTGCAACCGTGGTGAATGGTagaaggaggagcaggttATTCTGCTTGGCGTAGCGGTACTTGCGCAGCACATCGCGCATCTCTTTTTGATACTCGTCGCGCACGACGATACGTCCCTGGTCCGAGGTTGACGGCGCCTCGTCCATAAAATCCAAGAAACAGTTGGTCGAGTGGCTGTAATGACGCGAGTACGGCAGGAGGCTGTACTGGCGGTGCAGAAAGATCACCGCGTATCCTTGCTCCAGGAAATACTCAGCGGACGTGGCGCCGCGGGTACCGGCGGAGAAATTGTCGATAAACCGCACCGTCTGCGCTTCGAGTGGGACTGTCGTGCCTCCCGAGGTCACCAGGACCACGCGCCGGTTGGCTTCGACGTGGAGATCAATGAATGCGCGGGCGAGCGCTTCATGATTGGGGAGATTTTTGGGGGGTGGATATTCATTGAAGTAGACGGATTCGGCCTCGGCCGGTGACATTTCACTGAGGGTAGCGGCCATTTTGGTTCCGGTGTGTGCTTTTGTGGAAGGGCGTGGTATAGCTATCCCACAAGTGAAGATAGCGTTGAATCGAAAAGGTCGCCAGCACACCAACAATGATTGCAGGGTGGGGATGGGATATCAAGAAATGCAGCTTCGCATGAGATAGCGATCCAATTGCCTGTCTGTTGTTGCAAGAATGGATGGCTGCGTCACAGCAGATAAGAATAATACCCCGCTGTCAAGTTTCAATCGACATGATCTTGTCCGCGGGTGACCGGGACTGCCAAGGGAAAGAGTAGCCGTTGGACCGAGTCAGGCTAGGCGTTGGATGAGTGGTGGCCTGCGccgaggatgccgagggAGGGGGTCACGTGGGTCCGGGTGCGGTCAGAGTATATACGACTATCTACACGACTACAGGGATTTCTTTGTATTTTCACTTGACATAGTAGATTGATAGCTATTTTGAAAGTTCTGATCACGGCAGGTATTTGCTGCGAAGGGCCTGGCTGATCGTGCTCATCCGGCTGGCCATGCCGCCATGCTGCATGTTGCTCATCAATGCTTCCTCGAGCGCGGATTGTGTGACACTGGCATCTAACAGGGCTACGGTCAATATCGTGGTCAGGGACAATAAATGAATCACTTACCATCAAGGTCACTGAAACTACTCCCCATGCTCGGAGTCCCGTCACTAGCCTCTCGTCCCGATGCGGTAGACTTGCGAGGACTCCGACGAGGCGCCTCTCCTCGTGGATGAGGACTCAATGTCCCCATCGCCTGGCTCGGTCGTCGACTCTCGCCCTGGGGTAGATTGGCAGGGACCCCAGAGCTGACAGAGCTTGCTGGCGAGTCGCTCGTCACCGGTATCCGCGGTGGACGCTGGTGCTCTGTGCTGCGCCGTCGCTCTTCCTCTAATCGAAGAGTAGCGCTGGGTTCTTGTGCGGGCCTCTCCCTTGATGTTGGTTCGGTCGCTCGACTGAGTGGAAGGAATGCAGGGgtatcatcatcatcatcatcgtcatcctcgtcatcgcgTAGACCGGCCCGATGGGTAGAGAATTTTCCGAAGCGCTTGAACCGGGGGCCTTGTTTTGtgtcgtcttcctcttctgacTCTtctgaagaggaggatgtAAAATCCTCTTCCTGGAGTGGAGGCGATCGCAAGAGCGAACTCGGTGGTGGCTGTTCACGCCTTGTGAATGACGACCGACGGCCAAATGAATCCCAGCGCGgctccttcccttctcccgTTGGAGTGTCGGTGCGCGATGGATCACGAGAACTGCGGAGCTGGTTGATCGTGGTGGTCGAGGTAGAGCTCGTGCGCCGAACACCGCCTGCTGCGCGGTTTGTTAGATGATGTGGTACATGGCAGGAGGATACCTACCTCGTAGTGGCAGTGTATCGTTCTGCTGCGATACATGCCTACTCGGGCCACGGGGTCCCTTCTGTGGCTGTCCGGCCCATGCGCCGCTGCCAGATACCGATCCCGGTGCCGGAGACGGAGAAGTCGACTGCGTGGTGGGGACTTTACGCATTTGGGCCCGAACCTGGGATAACTGTCGGTCGTAGAGCCATGCTGCTTGCTGAAGCAAAAACTGCAGGGTAACATCAAAGCTATCCGCACTGTACATGATGGGTTAGCAGAGCTTGGGCGGCTTGGGATTATGAGGTATAGTTTTACAGGGCCTTCCCTGTCCGATGTGTTAGCACGAACTCATTCACGGGAAGACGGAAATTGCTCACAGTCTATATCATCACTCTTTGATGGGCGCGAAAGGATATCCCATAGTGCTTGGTCTTTGGACGCATTCCATTCAATCTGGGCAGGTCAGTGCATGCCAGAGAGCTTGACGGGCGGGCGGGATCCTTACAGGTGGCGGATCGACGAAATCGCCCCGAGGGAAAGGCAGACGGATGAAAACAGTGAACTTGGAGTCAGCTGGGTCTGCTTTGGTGGCCATCTTGATTTCTTCCAGGGCTGGCGATCGTGAGCAGAGCTGGAGACgaaagacgaagatgacgacagGGCGAGCGGATCACCATTGGCTGGACAGGTGCGTGTGTGTAGTCATCAGCAGTGTGTGTTCGTACGCATATCGCGGTGTGAATGGGGCGTCAACCAGCTTGATTTCGGCGCGTTTCAGTCAGACATAACCGTTTTCGGGCTTAATAAGGTTCAGACGAACGATGGGGGTATCAAATTGTTGAGTATGGGCTATATAGGTAGTTAGATGTGCTACGGAAGCGGTGCGTCGCAGTATGAAGTGAGGTCTATGCAAGACATGAAGATTCGTTTCGGGGATTATTATTTGAGAGAATCGAACAGAGGTCCTTCAGTACCATGCTCATCGCGAAGAATGCAGCGTCAGTTTGTGTGAAGTACTTGCCCTGCGACATCGCCCTGGACTTCCACCCGTCGCGACTTTTTCAGGCGACTCCTACGCTGAAACCGACCTCTTCGGCCGCCTCCACGGACACTGTGGTCTGTTGTGGTATGTTGGCAAGCATCTGCACCGGAATCCGTGAGTATTCGTGCGCCCGGGTCTCTGGAGTTGGCTTAGGCGGGTCTTCCCCTGACCGGATTTATTATGCATGATACCTGGTTAGAGTGCATGGTGCTGGTCAAACACGATCAGCTTGCATGACGATACGACACCCGCAACTTCTCCTACAGAGAATAACTCGACCAATCATCTCGAAAATCCTTACTACCATTTTTCGAGGGCCAGATAGAACGGAAGACTTTCCAAAACTCGAAATCTTGAGGGTGGGCCAAGAAtttggcttctttttcatcGAGAgccaatcttctcctctgccgCAATTCCGTGACCGTAAAGTCTTCTGTGTCGTCCCGCGGCACCCGCTCGAATAGCCATGACCGAGCCAAATTCTGGACGATCGCGGCGAAAGTAGGTGGTAGTCTGGCGGCAGTGCCGTATTCGCCCGCTCCAGTCGGCCACAGTTTGAGTCGCTCCAGCGGTCTGCCGGTTTTGTTCTGGCTGATGGTCTTCCAGATGGAGCAGGCCAGTGCTTCGTCCACTGCGCAATTGATGAACGTTTCCTTCAACTCACCCCTCTTCAACCACGGGTATCT of the Penicillium psychrofluorescens genome assembly, chromosome: 1 genome contains:
- a CDS encoding uncharacterized protein (ID:PFLUO_000247-T1.cds;~source:funannotate), with the translated sequence MSVLAVAIFLSAATGLVHQLVEHSHWNELRDGSNKSPQKQKTIPPLVIDTFQDPTLNDLGFWHGSGENLIVEHSPGFVRFTPTDPDQNFHTQFDTHGCFSLWPWQNQFLHVVFEGTDKFSVSLNEHNAECDPRRRPFPGVPDTVEAARYVMRTVVSDHGEPSQSRNSTTRQDESHIPAWDAPGSYSKTELYIPMSHFHIAQNRVVSVSFHGFYTHESVTLHRVEIVPMVPSPSPENEYFKIPSKLPNGRLVFRCSRPGSFAFGIDDGQPQLAQQVMEILDREDVRVTFFVVGAGLRDPETNFTQVYREMLQKGHQIALHSNTHPKMEGLPTVGEIDDEILQTMQIFKEKLNVESSYFRPPYGTVGARMRQQLAQHLPNPYIVNWTVDVEDWLWANTTTPEKQLEAFTNSVSRGGNLAVMHYVNPTTVQYLPQFIQLVKSAGMQIMRIDQCLEDGPPL
- a CDS encoding uncharacterized protein (ID:PFLUO_000248-T1.cds;~source:funannotate), with the translated sequence MLPRRFSRRLAAFATVAVLFLLYHLYTLQSGLQPPSARPLSSTTEPQYTGEPEPVCPPLPGIEDVLVVMKTGVTESRDKVPIHFTTTLRCIPDYIIVSDFDEEIEGVKIRDVLHNIDSEVRDRVHDFDIYNRIRQQGRKGLGGDDFSDVANSALGKPNNPGWKLDKWKFLPMAQEALRTKPKAKWFIFMEADTYVSWTTALAWLSHYDASKPHYLGTETQIADVVFAHGGSGFVLSNPALTRTVESYTSHTKEWHDYTDFHWAGDCVLGKALLEVGVNLEFSWPILQNSNLGELSEFNKGFYREPWCFPSMALHHLTPAEIKSLWEFESKRWRKNKRTLLHSDLFREYLYPEIATQPTRLDWDNNAEDDQPFATSFEDCREVCEAQKGCVQFVFKGGSCYTGGSPRLGGKSSDAVSGWLTTRIREMMDNKGLCSVPDWGV
- a CDS encoding uncharacterized protein (ID:PFLUO_000246-T1.cds;~source:funannotate); translated protein: MKQFTETPRPEETVETPTPAPPTAEDATRAAQQAGWTKPIPFNYDIDTKEVREWAAVAPKYEWKDEFGEVGPPVPELEDQLFRNEFITRVGYKLDALNAIDWKEAGLHPVMLENIQLCMYARPTPIQSYGVPAILRGHDLIGIAQTGCGKTDAFLIPILSKLMGKAKKLAAPRPYAESFDAATHTVRAEPLVLVVCPTRELATQIFDEARRLCYRSMLRPCVAYGGAPLRLQREDLQKGCDILIGTPGRILDFMNQPHVLSLRRVRYTVVDEADELLDSSWEQDFSRLMSGGDVNEDADHHYLMFSATFNRSCRKLARTYLGEEHVRIRIGRPGSTHINVAQQLLFVEDRSKKQALYDLIMSMLPIRTLIFVNTKDQVDFVDDFLYNMGLPSTSIHSGRTQIEREDAIRAFRTAKAPVMVTTSLSARGLDIANVMHVINYDLPRGDDAIGQYVHRIGRTARIGNEGLATSFYNDDDSDIGSDLVKILMETGQKIPDFLQHFTPSDNTLVFDDDSNDSQDGDADEENGTQGGGRWGAAEGAQETVQDGWGAAEEIQKSVKEPLVDVASSSLGGSTWATQAQQEPTNNW
- a CDS encoding uncharacterized protein (ID:PFLUO_000251-T1.cds;~source:funannotate); this encodes MYSADSFDVTLQFLLQQAAWLYDRQLSQVRAQMRKVPTTQSTSPSPAPGSVSGSGAWAGQPQKGPRGPSRHVSQQNDTLPLRAGGVRRTSSTSTTTINQLRSSRDPSRTDTPTGEGKEPRWDSFGRRSSFTRREQPPPSSLLRSPPLQEEDFTSSSSEESEEEDDTKQGPRFKRFGKFSTHRAGLRDDEDDDDDDDDTPAFLPLSRATEPTSRERPAQEPSATLRLEEERRRSTEHQRPPRIPVTSDSPASSVSSGVPANLPQGESRRPSQAMGTLSPHPRGEAPRRSPRKSTASGREASDGTPSMGSSFSDLDALLDASVTQSALEEALMSNMQHGGMASRMSTISQALRSKYLP
- a CDS encoding uncharacterized protein (ID:PFLUO_000249-T1.cds;~source:funannotate): MNLDVLELLPVYLLPQRLQVISSLEVGPSSPFLTAERDSQEYKQWERVWTLIASMQGLRRILVWLTGHQREDVVLTPAAERLLLEPMLLVQGVPDFQVYLVSEASDAEIFQDTLFQVNRFLPDSEETGEVIERVDARSVSTLEE
- a CDS encoding uncharacterized protein (ID:PFLUO_000250-T1.cds;~source:funannotate), with the translated sequence MAATLSEMSPAEAESVYFNEYPPPKNLPNHEALARAFIDLHVEANRRVVLVTSGGTTVPLEAQTVRFIDNFSAGTRGATSAEYFLEQGYAVIFLHRQYSLLPYSRHYSHSTNCFLDFMDEAPSTSDQGRIVVRDEYQKEMRDVLRKYRYAKQNNLLLLLPFTTVAEYMFELRSLAKLMRPLGANALFYLAAAVSDFFIPRSRMAEHKIQSMEVPAHLDKGSKAAGQDDIYTGENEDQPQSQRKKLVINLDPVPKFLHRLVDGWAPDGSMVVSFKLETDPGLLVYKSRTALQRYSHHLVIGNLLSTRKWEVVFITPDAPYERWIRVPKSRRSKSISGVEDQVGLAEAQKLNGSVLAPDAEADPVAAEHGTSRDGVEIETLIIPELVKMHTKMVEKKAQRDQQ